The genome window TGGGTTTTTCCCGGGTGATCAACCTGCGGGGCGGCATCGCGGCCTGGCGGGGCGGAGTGGCCGTGGGACCGGACCATCAGGGGTTGGAGTTCTGCCTCGCGGCGGCGGGCAAGGGCGATGTGCTGCTGCTGGCCTGCGGAATGGAGATGGCGCTTCAGGAGTTTTACGAGGACCTCATGGCCCGGGCCGAGAGCCAGGACGTGCGGCTGGCGTTCCGGCAGCTGGCCGGGTTCGAGGTGCGGCATCGGGAGCGGCTTTACCGCCTTTACGCCAAGGAAACCGACGGGAGCCTGGACCGCGAGGCGTTCGAGGCCGAGGCCCTGGTCCGGGCCCGGACCGCGCGCGGCGAGGCCCTGGCCGAGGGCGGCGTCGAGCCCGGGCATTTCCTGGAAGCCGGCCCGCGCGTGGCCGATCCCCGGGACGCTCTGGAACTGGCCATGCAGTTCGAGGCCCAGGCCCTGGATTTCTATCTGCGCTGCTCCGATCAGGAGCACGCCGACCAGGGGACGGCCAAGATGCTTCTGCAACTGGGGCAGGAGGAAC of Desulfovibrio aminophilus contains these proteins:
- a CDS encoding rhodanese-like domain-containing protein, translating into MLQMTAEEARTFLESRSAEEHTLLDVRQPFEYQEFHLPGARLVPLEELAERAGELRPDKPLLVYCRSGRRSMAAAGLLEGLGFSRVINLRGGIAAWRGGVAVGPDHQGLEFCLAAAGKGDVLLLACGMEMALQEFYEDLMARAESQDVRLAFRQLAGFEVRHRERLYRLYAKETDGSLDREAFEAEALVRARTARGEALAEGGVEPGHFLEAGPRVADPRDALELAMQFEAQALDFYLRCSDQEHADQGTAKMLLQLGQEERAHLRMLGALLERRAEQA